From the Clavibacter phaseoli genome, one window contains:
- a CDS encoding MurR/RpiR family transcriptional regulator, with protein MSVADPLADWLDELEPTKGHTPSHRRVARVLLEHQQLASYSEIAEIAQRAEVNASTVVRFAQALGFRGWPELQQELRMRYLATLTSEETLREHPAPASGAVHSSIQRDVANLGRALESIDPSDGDAAIAALASAGRILVVGMGSFGAPASILAHLGSVMGYPISFEGRGGAHLAAAMTTLGADDVLVVVSLWRPMRDVLAAAAAAHAAGTTVVAITDMRRGRLAASADHVLVVPSEGVSFLQSTTATTSVVYGLLSGMEAAHPERSRAALRRTQELWQQLGTFSG; from the coding sequence GTGAGCGTCGCGGATCCGCTCGCGGACTGGCTCGACGAGCTCGAGCCGACGAAGGGGCACACGCCCTCGCACCGCCGCGTCGCCCGCGTGCTCCTCGAGCACCAGCAGCTCGCGTCGTACTCGGAGATCGCCGAGATCGCGCAGCGCGCCGAGGTGAACGCCAGCACCGTGGTGCGGTTCGCGCAGGCGCTCGGGTTCCGCGGCTGGCCGGAGCTGCAGCAGGAGCTGCGGATGCGGTACCTCGCGACGCTCACGTCCGAGGAGACCCTGCGCGAGCACCCGGCCCCTGCGTCGGGCGCGGTGCACTCGTCCATCCAGCGCGACGTCGCGAACCTCGGCCGGGCGCTCGAGTCCATCGACCCGTCCGACGGCGACGCGGCCATCGCGGCGCTCGCGTCGGCCGGGCGGATCCTCGTGGTCGGCATGGGCTCGTTCGGCGCGCCGGCGTCGATCCTGGCGCACCTCGGATCCGTGATGGGGTACCCGATCTCCTTCGAGGGCCGCGGCGGCGCCCACCTCGCGGCCGCGATGACCACGCTCGGCGCGGACGACGTGCTCGTCGTCGTGAGCCTGTGGCGGCCGATGCGCGACGTGCTCGCGGCGGCGGCCGCGGCCCACGCGGCGGGCACGACCGTCGTCGCCATCACCGACATGCGCCGGGGCCGCCTCGCCGCCAGCGCCGACCACGTGCTCGTCGTGCCCAGCGAGGGCGTCTCGTTCCTGCAGTCCACGACCGCGACCACGTCGGTCGTCTACGGCCTGCTCAGCGGGATGGAGGCCGCGCACCCCGAGCGCAGCCGCGCCGCGCTCCGCCGCACGCAGGAGCTGTGGCAGCAGCTCGGCACCTTCAGCGGCTGA
- a CDS encoding Pr6Pr family membrane protein, protein MRILLSVVRIATAVAAVVGVIAQYHVNLAYWQGLGVTGIAGKSLDFALFFTVDANVLGAVVLVVGGVRLARGRTADPGVGWVTLRLASTVYLVITGLVWNALLRGLPQPAPLQLDWADQIVHVAVPLIVLLDWIIAPDRRPLRAGAIGRVIAFPLAWILVTLLRGPSTGNQVDGSATYYPYGFLDPGSSPAGYVTVAEYVVGLTIAVCTITAALIAISRFRAPADPHRAATPAIR, encoded by the coding sequence GTGCGCATCCTCCTCTCCGTCGTCCGCATCGCCACCGCGGTCGCCGCCGTCGTCGGCGTCATCGCCCAGTACCACGTGAACCTCGCCTACTGGCAGGGGCTCGGCGTCACCGGCATCGCCGGCAAGTCGCTCGACTTCGCCCTGTTCTTCACCGTCGACGCGAACGTGCTCGGCGCGGTCGTGCTGGTCGTCGGCGGCGTGCGGCTCGCGCGGGGCCGCACGGCGGATCCGGGGGTCGGCTGGGTCACGCTGCGCCTCGCGTCCACGGTGTACCTCGTCATCACCGGCCTCGTGTGGAACGCGCTGCTCCGCGGCCTCCCGCAGCCCGCGCCCCTGCAGCTCGACTGGGCCGACCAGATCGTGCACGTCGCCGTGCCGCTGATCGTGCTGCTCGACTGGATCATCGCGCCCGACCGCCGGCCGCTCCGCGCGGGCGCCATCGGCCGCGTCATCGCGTTCCCGCTCGCCTGGATCCTCGTCACGCTCCTGCGCGGTCCGTCCACGGGGAACCAGGTGGACGGATCCGCCACCTACTACCCGTACGGGTTCCTCGACCCGGGATCGTCGCCCGCCGGGTACGTCACCGTCGCCGAGTACGTCGTCGGGCTCACGATCGCCGTCTGCACGATCACGGCCGCGCTCATCGCGATCTCGCGGTTCCGCGCCCCGGCCGACCCGCACCGCGCCGCGACGCCCGCTATACGCTGA
- a CDS encoding D-alanine--D-alanine ligase family protein — translation MRISVLFGGESEERDVSIASAAQVVPALRALGHEVVAVDTARGALDAAGEARILTPDVGVRPPTSAELATAGAGGSAAVLRLPADLRDSDLVFLALHGGSGEDGRLQALLELAGIPFTGSGSLGSALAMDKDVAKTLLRAGGVRTPDWLIDPEPDAVEPALGFPVVVKPTGQGSTVGLSVVRAAEDLPAALELARRHGTVMVERFVRGRELTVGVLDGEALAVGEIGVPVDEAFTYAAKYQAGAIAETFPADLPDEVADEARAAALAAHRILRLAGYSRSDFRLDDAGVLWIIEANSLPGLTATSLLPQSAAAVGIGYQELCERIARVALRGRAG, via the coding sequence ATGCGGATCTCTGTGCTCTTCGGCGGCGAGAGCGAGGAGCGCGACGTCTCCATCGCGAGCGCCGCGCAGGTCGTGCCGGCCCTCCGGGCCCTCGGGCACGAGGTGGTCGCCGTCGACACCGCGCGCGGCGCGCTCGACGCCGCGGGCGAGGCGCGGATCCTCACCCCCGACGTCGGCGTGCGCCCGCCGACCTCCGCGGAGCTCGCGACGGCGGGCGCGGGCGGGTCCGCCGCGGTGCTGCGCCTGCCGGCGGACCTCCGCGACAGCGACCTGGTGTTCCTCGCGCTGCACGGCGGATCCGGCGAGGACGGCCGACTGCAGGCGCTCCTCGAGCTCGCGGGCATCCCGTTCACGGGATCCGGCTCGCTCGGCAGCGCGCTCGCGATGGACAAGGACGTCGCCAAGACCCTGCTGCGCGCCGGCGGCGTGCGGACGCCCGACTGGCTCATCGACCCGGAGCCCGACGCGGTGGAGCCCGCCCTCGGGTTCCCGGTGGTCGTGAAGCCGACCGGGCAGGGATCCACCGTCGGGCTCTCCGTGGTGCGCGCCGCCGAGGACCTGCCCGCCGCGCTCGAGCTCGCCCGGCGGCACGGCACCGTGATGGTCGAGCGGTTCGTGCGCGGCCGCGAGCTGACGGTCGGCGTGCTCGACGGGGAGGCGCTCGCGGTCGGCGAGATCGGCGTGCCCGTGGACGAGGCGTTCACCTACGCCGCGAAGTACCAGGCCGGCGCGATCGCGGAGACGTTCCCGGCCGACCTCCCCGACGAGGTGGCGGACGAGGCGCGGGCCGCGGCGCTGGCGGCGCACCGGATCCTCCGGCTCGCCGGGTACAGCCGCTCCGACTTCCGCCTCGACGACGCGGGCGTCCTCTGGATCATCGAGGCCAACAGCCTGCCCGGCCTCACCGCGACGAGCCTGCTCCCGCAGTCGGCGGCGGCCGTCGGCATCGGGTACCAGGAGCTGTGCGAGCGGATCGCGCGGGTCGCGCTGCGCGGGCGCGCGGGCTGA
- a CDS encoding fluoride efflux transporter FluC, whose translation MTGPLVFALICVAGGVGSALRLLLDGVIRGRLGAAYPWGTTVINVTGSLGLGLLTGAAAQAGLPHDLLLILGGGLMGGYTTFSTASLETVRLAQAGRVGAALANGVGMLVVCVAAAGLGIVVGQAL comes from the coding sequence GTGACCGGGCCCCTCGTGTTCGCGCTGATCTGCGTGGCCGGCGGCGTCGGATCCGCCCTCCGCCTGCTCCTCGACGGCGTCATCCGCGGACGCCTCGGCGCCGCCTACCCGTGGGGCACGACCGTCATCAACGTCACCGGATCGCTCGGCCTCGGCCTCCTCACGGGAGCGGCCGCGCAAGCGGGGCTCCCGCACGACCTCCTCCTGATCCTCGGCGGCGGCCTCATGGGCGGCTACACGACCTTCAGCACCGCGAGCCTCGAGACCGTGCGGCTCGCGCAGGCCGGCCGGGTGGGTGCCGCGCTCGCGAACGGCGTCGGCATGCTCGTGGTCTGCGTCGCGGCGGCCGGGCTCGGGATCGTGGTGGGTCAGGCGCTGTGA
- a CDS encoding VanZ family protein — MLSTLLVAVPWLAALALLGVVVVGPVAGALLARHRRALGILLAVALLAVAAATMYPDGAPGTAVRCAATLPRWSPTAVETVANVLLFVPPALLAGVLTRRPVRMAIAGCGLSALVEATQALVPAIGRACDTSDLVTNSVGALLGGILAMAALGIARRRGRRTTTR; from the coding sequence ATGCTCTCCACGCTGCTCGTCGCGGTGCCCTGGCTCGCCGCCCTCGCGCTCCTCGGCGTCGTGGTCGTCGGGCCCGTCGCGGGCGCGCTCCTCGCCCGGCACCGCCGTGCGCTCGGGATCCTGCTGGCGGTCGCGCTCCTCGCCGTCGCCGCGGCGACCATGTACCCCGACGGCGCCCCCGGGACCGCCGTCCGTTGCGCCGCGACGCTCCCGCGCTGGAGCCCGACGGCGGTCGAGACGGTCGCCAACGTGCTCCTGTTCGTGCCGCCCGCGCTGCTCGCGGGGGTCCTGACTAGGCGCCCCGTCCGCATGGCCATCGCCGGGTGCGGCCTGTCTGCGCTCGTCGAGGCGACCCAGGCGCTCGTGCCGGCCATCGGCCGCGCGTGCGACACGAGCGACCTCGTCACGAACTCGGTCGGCGCGCTCCTGGGCGGGATCCTCGCTATGGCTGCCCTGGGGATCGCCCGCCGCCGAGGTCGACGGACGACCACCCGCTGA
- a CDS encoding DUF3100 domain-containing protein: MTTTVGERTRSVVGLRGVAPVAAAALVIALVAQVIGSRTLPIGSASIVFFPMVWGLLIAAALSFQRIRPVGLDFQRIANAFVGVAVLFLVARLAFNIGPNIPTLLKAGPALLLQEIGHLLGTVALALPLAVLLRMGKATIGATFSLDREPAFAMVSEKYGPDSDQYRGVLAMYVFGTLFGAVYITLLTSLVASADVFDPLALAMGAGVGSGSMMAASTASIIAAYPGQEDAILGIAAVSNLITTVLGVYVGIYVALPLADRFYRFLTRKQAAAEAASGPAPVSAATEESNRVFRERVAEAAAPVDIRPWVAIAVLAVVGIGTASIFAGGVSWSIVGGYAILIALLLVSQLLARITRKVSAIVFVTTIGALASSPYSPIGTELTAVVTSIDFLSIACATLTFAGLSLGKDAALLKTVGWRIVPVGLVAITASFLLSAVIAEFALGFWS; this comes from the coding sequence ATGACCACGACCGTCGGAGAGAGGACGAGGTCCGTCGTCGGCCTCCGGGGGGTCGCGCCCGTGGCGGCGGCGGCCCTCGTGATCGCGCTCGTCGCGCAGGTCATCGGCTCGCGCACCCTGCCGATCGGATCCGCCTCCATCGTGTTCTTCCCGATGGTGTGGGGCCTCCTCATCGCCGCCGCGCTGTCGTTCCAACGCATTCGACCGGTCGGCCTCGACTTCCAGCGGATCGCCAACGCGTTCGTGGGCGTCGCCGTGCTGTTCCTCGTCGCGCGGCTCGCCTTCAACATCGGGCCGAACATCCCGACGCTGCTGAAGGCCGGACCCGCGCTGCTGCTGCAGGAGATCGGGCACCTGCTCGGCACGGTCGCGCTCGCGCTGCCGCTCGCCGTGCTGCTGCGGATGGGCAAGGCCACGATCGGCGCGACCTTCTCGCTCGACCGCGAGCCCGCCTTCGCGATGGTGAGCGAGAAGTACGGGCCGGACTCCGACCAGTACCGCGGCGTGCTCGCGATGTACGTGTTCGGCACGCTCTTCGGCGCCGTCTACATCACCCTGCTGACCTCGCTCGTGGCATCGGCCGACGTCTTCGACCCGCTGGCGCTCGCGATGGGCGCGGGCGTCGGATCCGGGTCGATGATGGCCGCGTCGACCGCCAGCATCATCGCCGCGTACCCGGGCCAGGAGGACGCGATCCTCGGCATCGCCGCGGTCTCGAACCTCATCACCACGGTCCTCGGCGTGTACGTCGGCATCTACGTGGCGCTGCCGCTCGCCGACCGGTTCTACCGGTTCCTCACGCGGAAGCAGGCGGCCGCGGAGGCCGCGTCCGGTCCCGCCCCGGTCTCCGCCGCGACCGAGGAGTCGAACCGCGTCTTCCGCGAGCGCGTCGCGGAGGCGGCGGCGCCCGTGGACATCCGGCCGTGGGTCGCGATCGCGGTCCTCGCGGTCGTCGGCATCGGCACCGCGTCGATCTTCGCGGGCGGCGTGAGCTGGTCCATCGTCGGCGGCTACGCGATCCTCATCGCGCTCCTCCTGGTGAGCCAGCTGCTCGCCCGGATCACGCGCAAGGTCTCCGCGATCGTCTTCGTCACCACGATCGGGGCGCTCGCCTCGAGCCCGTACTCGCCGATCGGGACCGAGCTGACCGCCGTCGTCACCTCCATCGACTTCCTCTCGATCGCGTGCGCCACCCTCACGTTCGCGGGCCTCAGCCTCGGCAAGGACGCGGCGCTGCTCAAGACGGTCGGCTGGCGCATCGTGCCGGTCGGGCTCGTCGCCATCACGGCGTCGTTCCTGCTCTCGGCCGTCATCGCGGAGTTCGCGCTCGGGTTCTGGTCGTGA
- a CDS encoding LacI family DNA-binding transcriptional regulator — MREVAARAGVSIATVSFVVNGTKAVSEPTRRAVTEAMQELGYRNNVVARALASKRTRIVALLFPADVQRLSRIALEIFMSAATRASELGYHLVLWPTGTSPDDVSDLVSGRLVDGVIVMEVRMDDSRIRELAALDVPFVSIGRTAETRDLPFVDMDFERTVADGIDHLQALGHRRFGLMVEDLERGPLRGYGPTTRTERAFLQETAARGLGGAVARCAPTPVGGRAAAGELLAADPGITAVMLLNDQAARGLISGFDAAGRRVPEDVSILSLASSTEVGALVEPALSTMDAPGPELGRLAVEMLLARLDGTATELPHALLPCRLHVAASTGPAPAVR, encoded by the coding sequence ATGCGAGAGGTCGCCGCGCGCGCGGGGGTCTCGATCGCCACGGTCTCCTTCGTCGTCAACGGCACGAAGGCCGTCTCCGAGCCCACGCGGCGGGCCGTCACCGAGGCGATGCAGGAGCTCGGCTACCGCAACAACGTCGTGGCCCGCGCGCTCGCCAGCAAGCGCACCCGGATCGTCGCGCTGCTGTTCCCCGCCGACGTGCAGCGGCTCAGCCGCATCGCCCTCGAGATCTTCATGAGCGCCGCCACGCGCGCGTCCGAGCTCGGCTATCACCTCGTGCTCTGGCCCACCGGCACGTCGCCGGACGACGTGTCCGACCTCGTGAGCGGCCGCCTCGTCGACGGCGTGATCGTGATGGAGGTGCGCATGGACGACTCGCGCATCCGCGAGCTCGCCGCGCTCGACGTGCCGTTCGTCTCCATCGGGCGCACGGCGGAGACGCGCGACCTGCCGTTCGTCGACATGGACTTCGAGCGCACGGTCGCCGACGGGATCGACCACCTGCAGGCCCTCGGCCACCGCCGGTTCGGGCTCATGGTGGAGGACCTCGAGCGAGGGCCGCTGCGCGGGTACGGCCCGACGACGCGCACCGAGCGCGCGTTCCTCCAGGAGACGGCGGCGCGCGGCCTCGGCGGCGCGGTGGCCCGATGCGCGCCGACGCCCGTGGGCGGACGCGCGGCGGCGGGCGAGCTGCTGGCGGCGGATCCGGGGATCACGGCGGTCATGCTCCTCAACGACCAGGCGGCGCGCGGCCTCATCTCGGGGTTCGACGCGGCCGGGCGGCGGGTGCCGGAGGACGTCTCGATCCTGTCGCTCGCGTCGTCGACCGAGGTGGGCGCGCTCGTCGAGCCCGCCCTCAGCACCATGGACGCGCCGGGTCCCGAGCTCGGTCGGCTCGCCGTCGAGATGCTCCTCGCGCGGCTCGACGGCACGGCGACGGAGCTGCCGCACGCGCTCCTGCCGTGCCGGCTGCACGTGGCCGCGTCGACCGGGCCGGCGCCGGCCGTCCGCTGA
- a CDS encoding YdcF family protein, which yields MRIRRTLAVAGVALLASVGGVLLASEGIHRLASTRGLGASPGQPDGAVGREAVVVLGFGNAGPRANRINRFRVRAALRSIDPQADATALVLCGGSVMGDDSEARILARYARELGYAGPVVLEEASRSTRENVANAIPLVEDADTIRIVSDPVHAEEARGYLRAARPDLADRLARADDYRFGEMTWMKPLAIAVALLRRARPA from the coding sequence ATGCGCATCCGCCGGACCCTCGCCGTCGCCGGGGTCGCGCTCCTCGCGTCGGTCGGCGGCGTGCTCCTCGCGAGCGAGGGGATCCACCGGCTCGCGAGCACGCGCGGGCTCGGCGCCTCCCCCGGCCAGCCCGACGGCGCCGTGGGCCGCGAGGCCGTCGTCGTGCTCGGCTTCGGCAACGCGGGACCGCGCGCCAACCGGATCAACCGGTTCCGCGTCCGCGCCGCCCTCCGCTCGATCGACCCGCAGGCGGACGCGACCGCGCTCGTGCTGTGCGGCGGATCCGTCATGGGCGACGACTCCGAGGCCCGGATCCTCGCCCGGTACGCCCGCGAGCTCGGCTACGCCGGCCCCGTCGTGCTCGAGGAGGCGAGCCGGAGCACGCGCGAGAACGTGGCGAACGCGATCCCGCTCGTCGAGGACGCCGACACGATCCGCATCGTCTCCGACCCCGTGCACGCGGAGGAGGCGCGCGGCTACCTGCGCGCCGCGCGCCCCGACCTCGCCGACCGGCTGGCGCGCGCCGACGACTACCGCTTCGGCGAGATGACGTGGATGAAGCCGCTCGCCATCGCCGTCGCGCTGCTGCGGCGGGCGCGACCGGCCTGA
- a CDS encoding dihydrofolate reductase family protein, with the protein MASTPELEEERVRRLTAGLFTSVDGVVESPHLFQFDSFDPELGAGLGRMISSVTTAVMGRRGYEDWSAHWPAAPADDPFAAFVNPLEKLVATRTLTGDLGWNATRIEGDALAAIARLKETEGGEIAVLSSISLTRALLFAGLLDELTLMIHPVVAGAGRRLFEPDDPTTRLELRRSEITSAGNAVLTYARRDGG; encoded by the coding sequence ATGGCGTCCACACCCGAGCTCGAGGAGGAGCGCGTGCGACGACTCACCGCAGGCCTGTTCACGTCCGTCGACGGCGTCGTGGAGTCGCCGCACCTGTTCCAGTTCGACTCGTTCGACCCCGAGCTCGGCGCGGGCCTCGGCCGCATGATCTCGTCGGTCACGACCGCCGTTATGGGCCGCCGCGGCTACGAGGACTGGTCGGCGCACTGGCCGGCCGCGCCCGCCGACGACCCGTTCGCCGCGTTCGTCAACCCGCTGGAGAAGCTCGTCGCCACGCGCACCCTCACGGGCGACCTGGGCTGGAACGCCACGCGCATCGAGGGCGACGCGCTCGCGGCGATCGCCCGACTGAAGGAGACGGAGGGCGGCGAGATCGCCGTGCTGTCGAGCATCTCGCTCACGCGCGCGCTGCTGTTCGCGGGGCTGCTCGACGAGCTGACCCTGATGATCCACCCGGTCGTCGCGGGCGCCGGCCGCCGCCTGTTCGAGCCCGACGACCCGACCACGCGGCTGGAGCTGCGCCGCTCCGAGATCACGAGCGCGGGCAACGCGGTGCTCACGTACGCCCGGCGCGACGGCGGCTGA
- a CDS encoding NUDIX hydrolase, producing the protein MSGAEMQPDPELVWSTTGRRDLHRGRVVLVEHDVLLPDGSASRYEVDESVPFAVATLVIDGDHVLLSRQYRHPLGRWILDLPGGAGDASEQPADAARRELEEELGLVAPEIRPLRTYAVNPGRASWLVHVFACTAPTAEGTADRSDPSEQVHLVRMPVAELDALIAAGGVEDPTLLIARAAAAEQGLLPPVGPRR; encoded by the coding sequence ATGAGCGGCGCGGAGATGCAGCCCGACCCCGAGCTCGTGTGGTCGACGACCGGCCGCCGGGACCTCCACCGCGGCCGCGTCGTGCTCGTCGAGCACGACGTGCTGCTGCCCGACGGGTCCGCGTCGCGCTACGAGGTCGACGAGAGCGTGCCGTTCGCGGTCGCGACCCTCGTGATCGACGGCGACCACGTGCTGCTGTCGCGCCAGTACCGGCACCCCCTCGGGCGGTGGATCCTCGACCTCCCCGGCGGCGCGGGCGACGCCTCCGAGCAGCCCGCCGACGCCGCCCGTCGCGAGCTCGAGGAGGAGCTCGGCCTCGTCGCGCCCGAGATCCGCCCCCTGCGCACCTACGCCGTGAACCCCGGCCGGGCCTCCTGGCTCGTGCACGTCTTCGCCTGCACGGCCCCGACCGCCGAGGGCACGGCCGACCGCTCCGACCCGTCCGAGCAGGTGCACCTGGTCCGCATGCCCGTCGCGGAGCTCGACGCGCTCATCGCCGCGGGCGGCGTCGAGGACCCGACCCTGCTGATCGCCCGCGCGGCCGCCGCCGAGCAGGGGCTGCTGCCGCCGGTCGGGCCGCGGCGGTAG
- a CDS encoding DUF4287 domain-containing protein produces MNAHGIVAPPPPPEGQKAKGPASYFPSIESTYGQPVQHWIDLADARLDVEPHMQAVAWLKSEHGLGHGHANAVVAFVKAARSA; encoded by the coding sequence ATGAACGCGCACGGCATCGTCGCCCCGCCCCCGCCGCCCGAGGGGCAGAAGGCCAAGGGGCCGGCCTCCTACTTCCCGAGCATCGAGTCGACCTACGGGCAGCCGGTGCAGCACTGGATCGACCTGGCCGACGCCCGCCTCGACGTCGAGCCGCACATGCAGGCCGTCGCCTGGCTGAAGTCCGAGCACGGCCTCGGGCACGGGCACGCCAACGCCGTCGTCGCGTTCGTCAAGGCGGCGCGCTCCGCCTGA
- a CDS encoding NAD(P)-dependent oxidoreductase: MTSTDPLDPTTPRRIGVVGLGSMGGAMAASLAGRGWDVVGCDPSAAAREAAEARGLRAVADVSALAGIPYVVLSLPSARVVEATVPALLAVPGTVAVVDTTTSEPGTSAAMAELAAAHGTAFVDAPVSGGNTGAAAGTLASFVGGSAGAVDAARPVLEALTSGGWRHVGPAGSGNVVKLLNNMLVSVNLLAVAEAMDVAAAHGIDLDTAVAALNTATGASTVSQRMFPDQILSGRFGSGFALGLMARDVALAHDVARATGATPGLFAETDERWQRALAALGPRADFVAATSTFTTATTALDPAQLPARKDDTAS, from the coding sequence ATGACCTCCACCGACCCGCTCGACCCCACCACCCCGCGGCGCATCGGCGTCGTCGGGCTCGGATCCATGGGCGGCGCCATGGCGGCGTCCCTCGCCGGCCGCGGCTGGGACGTCGTCGGCTGCGACCCGTCCGCGGCGGCCCGCGAGGCGGCCGAGGCGCGTGGCCTCCGGGCGGTCGCCGACGTGTCGGCGCTCGCCGGGATCCCGTACGTCGTGCTGTCGCTGCCCTCCGCGCGCGTCGTCGAGGCGACCGTCCCCGCGCTCCTCGCCGTGCCCGGCACCGTGGCCGTCGTCGACACGACCACCTCCGAGCCCGGCACGAGCGCCGCGATGGCCGAGCTCGCCGCCGCGCACGGCACCGCCTTCGTCGACGCCCCGGTCTCCGGCGGCAACACGGGCGCGGCCGCGGGCACGCTCGCGTCCTTCGTCGGCGGATCCGCGGGGGCCGTCGACGCCGCCCGTCCCGTCCTCGAGGCCCTCACCTCCGGCGGCTGGCGCCACGTCGGCCCCGCCGGATCCGGGAACGTCGTGAAGCTCCTCAACAACATGCTCGTCTCGGTCAACCTGCTCGCGGTCGCCGAGGCGATGGACGTCGCGGCGGCCCACGGGATCGACCTCGACACCGCGGTCGCGGCGCTCAACACCGCCACGGGCGCGAGCACCGTCAGCCAGCGGATGTTCCCCGACCAGATCCTCAGCGGGCGATTCGGCTCCGGCTTCGCGCTCGGCCTCATGGCCCGGGACGTGGCGCTCGCGCACGATGTGGCCCGCGCCACCGGCGCGACCCCGGGGCTCTTCGCCGAGACCGACGAGCGCTGGCAGCGCGCGCTCGCGGCCCTCGGCCCGCGGGCCGACTTCGTCGCCGCCACCTCCACCTTCACCACGGCGACCACCGCCCTGGATCCCGCGCAGCTCCCCGCCCGGAAGGACGACACCGCATCATGA
- a CDS encoding fluoride efflux transporter FluC yields the protein MTDHRQPDDGAPLDAAPRDGAALDGDVEVQDDPGRPVHLRWSSLGLVALGGTVGTGIREALALTWPAPAGGIPVTILLINVVGAFVLGALLEGLARRGPDEGRRRAIRLLVGTGVLGGFTTYSALAVDTASLTGSALGLALAYAALSLVVGAAASVAGIATGAAIHRRTAAGRATGAAS from the coding sequence ATGACCGACCACCGACAGCCCGACGACGGCGCGCCCCTCGACGCCGCGCCCCGCGACGGCGCGGCCCTCGACGGCGACGTCGAGGTGCAGGACGACCCGGGCCGCCCGGTCCACCTCCGCTGGTCGTCCCTCGGCCTCGTGGCGCTCGGCGGCACGGTGGGCACGGGGATCCGCGAGGCGCTCGCGCTCACCTGGCCCGCGCCCGCCGGGGGCATCCCGGTGACCATCCTCCTGATCAACGTGGTCGGCGCCTTCGTCCTCGGCGCCCTGCTCGAGGGGCTCGCCCGCCGGGGGCCCGACGAGGGACGCCGCCGCGCGATCCGCCTGCTGGTCGGCACGGGCGTCCTCGGCGGCTTCACGACCTACAGCGCGCTCGCCGTCGACACGGCGTCGCTCACCGGATCCGCGCTCGGCCTCGCGCTCGCCTACGCCGCGCTCTCGCTGGTGGTGGGCGCCGCGGCGTCGGTCGCCGGGATCGCCACGGGTGCCGCGATCCACCGCCGCACGGCGGCCGGACGCGCGACGGGAGCGGCATCGTGA
- a CDS encoding GNAT family N-acetyltransferase codes for MSGLSPMGAADVTALHAFLAAADLTVTGLDDPGVRLWIRRDADSRITGSTGFELSADGRHALIRSVAVDPALRSAGLGSTLARHALAEATAAGARRAWLFSRRSGPFWHGLGFAEADRDALAAALPDARQVVAFRASGQLAREVAWSRALGAAGDDAPGLAG; via the coding sequence GTGAGCGGGCTCTCGCCGATGGGCGCCGCGGACGTCACGGCGCTGCACGCGTTCCTCGCGGCGGCCGACCTCACGGTCACCGGGCTCGACGATCCGGGCGTGCGGCTCTGGATCCGCCGCGACGCCGACAGCCGCATCACCGGCAGCACGGGGTTCGAGCTCAGCGCGGACGGGCGGCACGCGCTGATCCGCAGCGTCGCGGTGGATCCCGCCCTCCGGTCCGCCGGCCTCGGGTCGACGCTCGCCCGGCACGCGCTCGCCGAGGCGACCGCCGCCGGCGCCCGGCGCGCGTGGCTGTTCTCGCGGCGGTCGGGTCCCTTCTGGCACGGCCTCGGCTTCGCGGAGGCCGACCGCGACGCGCTCGCCGCCGCCCTGCCCGACGCCCGCCAGGTCGTCGCCTTCCGCGCGAGCGGCCAGCTGGCGCGCGAGGTCGCGTGGTCGCGGGCGCTGGGGGCGGCGGGGGACGACGCGCCTGGGCTCGCGGGATGA